From the Hordeum vulgare subsp. vulgare chromosome 1H, MorexV3_pseudomolecules_assembly, whole genome shotgun sequence genome, the window TGCTTCACTCGTCGATGGCCCACCAGTGATGGTGACACTGTGAATGTTAAATATGAGCTCTGTCGAATGAGAGTTCTCTTTGCACTACATACATAGGCTTTCTATATGCAATGTAGGATGGTTTTTGTCAGAAGATAATATGTAGTCGTCAGCTGATTTTGATCACTGGTTGATTTGATGTTGTTCGTCAAACCATGTAcaccaagtttgtcagttttaatgTATGCACAACTCATATCTATCTCACCCCTGTAAGCTTTCAACATTTGTTCATCACATTCATTCATATACTGCTGTACAAGGCAGTAGCATAACTGCTGCAGACTGACACTTATTTTCCCTTGTGTTTGGACCTAAGGATTACCACTACCTTGCTAAGCACTCGCTCAAATGCTCTTACCAGCCTGGTAAGAGTGGAATACATGTGGCATGCCTGGCCGGCCTTGTACAGATTTGTACATCTGACCAACCATATTTCCCTTctcaggagaaaaaagaatacaGATATTTAGGTACATAAAGAATACAACCCTAGCTGCCCCTCGTGTGATGTAAAATCAGTGAACTATTGAATCCTCTAATCCAAGTCCCCGTATATGGCGCTGGCAAACTCCACCATCAGGTTGTTCAGCTTCTTGTTCTGAATCCTCTGCGGGATCACCTTCAGCTCGTCACTACAATCAATGTTCATCACCGAAGTTCATCAGGTCAGTCGGTTACAACACTTGACTGGACTTTCTTAGAATTTTTTTAGTTGAAATAAATACTTATTCATTGAAGTGTACTGTACTGTACCTTGGAGGGTAGCATGGAGCGGACGGGGCGAGCATCTGGGCGAACTGGAGGGCGTCCTCGGGCCGGCACACGacgttgttgaagcagaggtagcGGCCGAAGGCCGTGGGGCACTCGTAGGCGGCCACGTGTGCGTCGGCGAGGAAGTCTGCGTCGACGGTGACGAGGACGCCGTGCTCGTACATCTCCGGGACCCCCTTGAGGCAGGGGTGGGCGGAGGAGAGCCCCGGCCCCGTGAGCAGGCCGGCGTTGATGGCCACCATGTCCACCCCTCTGTCCATGGCCAAGGCCCAGGCCGTCTTCTCCGACAGCGTCTTGGCCAGCGCATGCCACAGCTGCAACAACCCCCCCATATAACAGTAAGTAAAACAAGAAGCTATATCAAGTAAAATGTGTGTCTTTCTAAGTACGTAAGTAGTAATTTTTGTGATTGCGCTGTCCGTCCTAAAGGCAAAgggtgtgtgtgttgtgaaaGCATTCTTCCAAAGCTTGCACATGCAACTTTGGTGACAGCTGCAGGAGGAGACGCTGGTGGCTTGCGCTTGGCAATTTGGCAAACATGTCGGGAACATGGGGTCGCTGTAGTGGATGGCCCCAACAAGCAGGACGGACGCTGCTAACCGTCAGAATTCAGAAACAGAGGAccagttctcgttcaaaagaacaaAAAGAGTAGCTGGGGCAATTTAAAAGTGCCGAGTGTCAATCTGCTAAATAAGCACCCATATATTATACAATCAAATACGCAAAGCAAGGATGATCTTCGTGTGGACTAGGATGTGTTAGTAGAATATACTCCTGGTAGAGTGGTactagtatttgttttcttattGGGTACTACTAGTACATTATTTGTTCTCTTTCTGTGTCGTGATCTTCACAGTTGAGAAGTCTGGTTTTACCAGTCTCATCCACTTAATATTGGGTTCGGCACGTACTACTACGTTTTTTTTTTTGACTGTTTTCCTGTCATGTTGCTACAACTACTAGTCGCTTGCATTGCATGAATGCAGACGGATGATTAACGCCAAGAGCGACGGGACTGCGGCGTTGCTTTCTTGGGGTTTGGTGGCCCGCTTCCTTTCCGTGCCGGATTTCGTAACAAGACATGCAGCTGCTTTTCGTGCCCCGCTGCTTGCCGGGCTTCGCAACAAGAAGAGAGAAGTTGCGGCGCTCGCGTGGCATGAGCGAATGGGTGATGGGCGGTCGATTACCTTGCGTTTCCTGCAGAGATTGAGGTCGCTCCAGTTCCTCTCGTCGAAGGCGTCGACGGGCTTGTGGTCGTCCTTCCATACGACGGCGGTGACGGAGGAGGTGAAGACCACCCTCTCCATGGTCACCGTCTGCGCGCACGCCTCCAGCACGTTCTGCGCCGCCCGGacctccacctccaccatcaCCTCCTGCAACCGCCATCACCCAGCCATCATCAGATTAAGAACAAATCAATTAATTAACCAGCTAGCACCCAACCGTTGGCTTAATTAGCGGCAGCGCCGGCCTTAATTAGAAGCAGCTGTGCTGTGCTGTGCTGTGTGTGGTGAAGCATCCATTCGGAGGCATCAATGCACGCCGCGCGGGAAAGGCTTCTGCCAGAGGTTTGGTTTGGAGCAGAGTTAATGCCGGCAGTGGAGTAGTGGTGGTGGAGGGAGCAGCGAGAGGAAGCAGATGAGCTGTGCCTTAATGGCCCAGCTCACGCCAAggagaaaggaaggaagaaagaaTTAGATGCTCAACGACTAGCTGTACTGTGCTGCTGCAGTGGTACGGCACTAGCGGCAGTGTTTTCTCTCAACTCTTATCCAGCCAGCCAGTTAGCCACTGCAACATGCAGAAGAGGCCGATCCGGCGGGCGATCGGGAATGGATTCTTAATTGCCGGGGGTGGGATCAAGTTACAAGTAAAGTAACCCGATGTGACGGCACGATCGATCCATCATCCATGAttctctcttgaaactagtggtaagTAGTAGTAATTTGGTGGTAAtggcgagggagggagggaggggaaggaaggagagtcgACTCACGTCGCAGCCGGCCTGGTCGTCGTGGGTGTTGAACATGCAGAAGAGGCCGGAGCAGCCGCGGACGGCGTCGGCGATGGTGTGGTAGTCGAAGGGGTCGGCGCGGAAGAGCTTGAGCCGGTCCTCGTCGTGTCCTGCGGCGGCGAGCAGCCCCGCCTCCTCGTCGAGCGAGTGGTCGTAGGTGGCGGCGTGCACGGTGTAGCCCCGGCGGAGGAGGCGGTGCACGAGCGCGTGGCCCAGCGGGCCAGAGGCGTCCATCACGCACACGCTCTTGTCcgactccgccgccgccgccgccgccgccccggggCACATGGCTGGTTCTGGTTGATTCCTTGCTTGTACGTCCAAGAAAGCGCCGGAGACGGCAGGCGGCGGAGGTGGGATGGCTCGCTGCTTTTACTGGTGGCGAGATGAGAGGGGGAGATGTGGGGTGGTGGGTATATAAAGGGAGAGGGGGGTTTGGGAAGAGAAGAGGTTGAGCGCGTGTCCGAGTCGGGGACGGAAGAGGAGCGCGGGTGGAGGTGGGTCAGCCGGGCCGGAGAGGGTCAGCCGCATCCAAAGGGCGTGCGGTGCGGTGTGGTGTGGGTGTGGGTGCGTGCTCTGCCCTcccctccggtggtggtggtttcaGGAGAGGAGctagcggaagaggaggaggcgacGCAACGGGCTTGGGCTTGGGCTTGGCTgctgggaggggaggggaagaggGTCAGGTGCCGGGTAGTTGGCAGCTGCGGCCGGGGCGGGCGCGACGCCCAACTGTCTCCCCAACGACGCGCAGCTgcacgcgcgcgcgcgcgcgcctgTGTGGCTCGCGTACGGCGTACCCATCCGTCCCGTCCGCTGGAATTTGGGATACGCACGCAAATTCGATGCACCTCGCCTGCGGCTGGATCGATCGGGAGGCGTTGACCTGTCGGCCGACGGCGGTGGGATTTAGCTTGGTTTGGTGAGAAGAGTGGCTCCTGCGCTGGCCAGCGGTTGCAGCTGCCGCGATTCACCAGCGCCGGTGCACCACCACCACATGGCGCCGCGCGGTTACACGCGCGCGCGCATGAGGAGGGCCTCTACCTCCATCTACCCACTACTGCTACATGTGGATCGTCAAGCTCATTCCCCCCTGAACAGGTGTCATTCGATCGTGATCATTCTACTTTTTGCAAGGACGGGCATACCCTGGCTTCATGATCGACGACGTAGTCTCAACTGGTCTTCTGGCAGCCACGTCCTTGCGCGCGTCATCGGTCATAAGTGGACTTTGTTGCATATGTGCATGTATTTTATAAGCTGGAGTAGCTAGATTCAAGTGGTCCTGCACGCCTCTTCTGTGCTGACTATTAGGCTgttcgtaatgggagtatcatagatAGTATCATGCATTTTAAGACTGTCCGTAATGGaaatatcataggtagtatcatacatTTCAACTAAGCAATTTCGATGAGGTGGCatcgaattaaatgaagaaagaaaggttgagtatcatatcatgatactgtatcatattaaatgatgtgctactatgtgtcttgcatggcaataaatgaaccATCCTATAATACCAacacatgatactatgcattacggttgtggtatcatacactagtatcatatgcatatgACACTAATATATAATACTACCCACTACAACCAGCCTTAGTAGATTACATTTTCTTCTTCGATGAAGGATCGATTTTATTGGTTTAAAATAAAGCATCAAGACTAGCTATGTTGAGCAATAAACATTGATGCAGGCAGGCACATAATACACCGACAAAtagcaaaaatatataaaatcaaTATTCTGCATAGACAAGGGAAAAAGATCAATCCAGCAAACTACAGCAACGATCATATCTGCACCATCTCATGACATCACATGGATGGCAAGATCCTTAAACAACAATGCCTTAAGGAAAGGAGCGACCCTCACGTGCCGCCGTCATCGAACCCAACCACCAATGCGAGGATATAGGTTTTCACTCTGAAGAACAGTGTGGACATATCTGAGCAATACCTTCAACAAGGTAACAACTCAAAACATCGTTCACGGTACTAAATATCGTCAGTAGTCCTGGTAGGGTGAGAGTGCGGCCGGATATTCTGGAAGGGAGCACTAAGAGGGAATTTACCCAAGTTAAGGTCCTCATGGTTGAGGTAACACCCTACTacttcttttgttttaattggtTGTGGGGAAACGcctcgtgtgtgtgtgtgtgtgtgtgtgtggaggggGGTTATTGCAATAAGAGTGGATTTGTTGCTACCAACACGATAACTAGATGTCACATGATCTCAAACTACCCCTTGCCTCACCTTATAAAGGGTGACAAGGCCTAGGGTTACAAGATTCTCTAACTGACCGAGAGCCTCAAGTGATGCAGGATCCTTGGCTTGCACACCAGGACAAATATCTTTCTTGAAGGAGGACTTCCTACATGGCCGAATGTCCTTAAGGACACCTTCGACTATTGGGCCCTAAGGAAAACCCATTATTTGTATGACATCCCGGCTTAATAAGAATGATAGACTACTTGTATCAATAAGGTGCACCTTCTTTTCAGAGAGCCCATCCGTTAGTGAGGACACGTTGCGCAGGAAAGACTAGTATTGGTCTATGGAGCCAGTCTAGATCATAGGTGCAATGGCTAAGAACCTATGAGTGAATCGACGAGTCACGTCAAGGCattacaattggtatcagagacgACCCTTGTGGTTACATAGTTGTGTGCGGGCCagtgatgcatgtgtggtacatgtggaTGATGACACCGGCGCACAAATGTGTGCCAAGAGGGGAACATTCCCACTCGGCCGACGAGGACATCAGTTCCTTTGAGGGGGGTGTATGTGACATCCCGGTTTAATATGaaagatagactactcatattaaTAAGGTGAACCTTCTTTTTCATGAGCCCGTCCCGGTTTAATATGAACTTAAGAGTGCTTGGCTTGGAGCATTttgaggatgggtgaccgactagGAAGATGAACGAGGATGCGCATGAGTGAgtataaagtgtgcatgaaatactAGTGTTGGTATGTGGGTTCAGTCTAGATCACAGGCGCAATGGCCAAAAACTAGTGGGTGAACCGATTGGTCTGGTCAGGGCATTACAATCCGGGTTGCATGCCACGGGCCACCCCTGGTGCTACAGAGGTAAATTACACAAACCTCTTCAAAATGTAAAAACTGATCATGATTAGTCGTGTCCCCGGTTACGGACAACTATGAGCTACTCTACCGAGAATAGCCAGCTAATTCCCCATCACCTCTTCTTAATTAAAAAGTGACGGGTTGAACAAGGGAATATTGAATAACCTAGGTGTCTCGTGTGGAAATCCATGGTGTGCGGTGGACCCAAGTATGCATTGCTCATAGAATAGACCATGTGATAAAAAATTGGGAAACATTTCTTTTGCAAGATGGAAACCAAGCCTTATGCCAAAAAAGTATGTTTATTTCTGATAAGCTTATCTCGGTGAAACTTGCAATATATTTGACCCTTGTGGCTCCAACTCATCATGTTGTAGGAATTTTCGTATCTAAGGAGAGATACGAAGTAGGGTTACGACGCTACACTCAAATCTTATTTGTTAGTGAATGGACGCCACAAGAGCATATTATACATATCCGTTGCATTATTATTGTAAGCCATCCGTGAGCTGAGCAGGTGTGCTTTGTAAAAGAGACTACATCCTCGATGTAATACTATGACATGTGATGTATTTTGGTATTTCATCGTCAACTATGTGTGTCAGCTATTGATCCATGGACTGGAACATAAAAATACAAATATTCGGGGGCCCTCCAGGGTTGTCATTTGTTGCTTCTAAGGTGGTGTACATATTGTTGGTCAGTGTGCCATGAACAATCTTTGGACTAGCTATATACTACTGCAGGATGCTACTAACACGACACTACAATCACAGACCCTTCGACGAAACTGTATGCGATGCATGAATCACAAATGGTATAGTTCAAGCTTAGTTGCCAATAAAATGAACTATGTGCGACGGCGGACCCATCAAATACGATTCAGAATAGACTTACATGTGCGATTTGTGCCATATATTTCTTCCATACGAACTATTTGCAAGTAGCTAGCTAAAATAACATATACGGTTAGAGAGATCGAGATGTGTGTGATAGAGGGCACACAGTTCACTACCATAAACTGTGTGTGTGATGATATAGGAGAACACAAACAATTTGACATAACAAGATGTGTGCGATATACAAGAAAAAGGCGAGTAATCAGAATCGTGTGCGAAAACCAGAAATAACACAGAAGATTGGTGCTAATAACCTATGTGTGTTGTCAGGAAATGCTTGCTGGTATACAATTGTCAACAATTGATGAAATCATCACCGACGGGTTTAGTCCGTGTgtattgtggtttgccttttgtgCACAACATCCATGTTGTGCCTACAGAACAACAAAATATGTACTACTGATGAAGTCCACGTTCGCTGGAGGCTCTTGTGGTTCAGCCTCGACTCGCCCCCGCTTGTTGTCCGCCTCGTCCTCCATTTGAAAAGGAGGCGATCCTCGGGGGCGACCGGAGGAGAAGGTGGATCATTAATGGAGAACTTGGGAGTGAGGTGGGCCGTGGGTGTAGGTCAAAGGGCTCGATTCCCGATGACCCAGCTGCGCGTGTGCGGCAGACTGCTCACACGCGTCCCTGTGAGCCTGCACAATAGACTGCTCGCATGCATCCCGTCTAATCAAACATGCACCCACGACACCTTCTAGCAAATATAATAAGGGGGACGCGTGGCGGTATGTGAATGGATAGTGCAGCGTAGGCGTTTTTTA encodes:
- the LOC123436444 gene encoding cinnamoyl-CoA reductase-like SNL6, translated to MCPGAAAAAAAESDKSVCVMDASGPLGHALVHRLLRRGYTVHAATYDHSLDEEAGLLAAAGHDEDRLKLFRADPFDYHTIADAVRGCSGLFCMFNTHDDQAGCDEVMVEVEVRAAQNVLEACAQTVTMERVVFTSSVTAVVWKDDHKPVDAFDERNWSDLNLCRKRKLWHALAKTLSEKTAWALAMDRGVDMVAINAGLLTGPGLSSAHPCLKGVPEMYEHGVLVTVDADFLADAHVAAYECPTAFGRYLCFNNVVCRPEDALQFAQMLAPSAPCYPPSDELKVIPQRIQNKKLNNLMVEFASAIYGDLD